The Synchiropus splendidus isolate RoL2022-P1 chromosome 1, RoL_Sspl_1.0, whole genome shotgun sequence genome includes a window with the following:
- the ptgs2b gene encoding prostaglandin G/H synthase 2: MNNLISAVLLAAVAFLVCEAGNPCCSEPCQNRGVCTALGSDDYECDCTRTGFYGQNCTTPEFLTWIKVTLKPSPNTVHYLLTHFKGFWNIVNNISFLRDFIMRYVLTSRSHFIDSPPTYNSDYGYKSWEAYSNLSYYTRALPPVSDDCPTPMGVVGKNELPDAKLLAEKLLLRRQFIPDPQGTSLMFGFFAQHFTHQFFKSDLKKGPAFTLAKGHGVDLSHIYGDNLERQHKLRLFKEGKLKYQMLDSEMYPPTVKDAGVEMHYPPHVPEADRFAVGHEAFGLVPGLMMYATIWLREHNRVCDVLKEVHPDWDDERLFQTTRLILIGETIKIVIEDYVQHLSGYHFKLKFDPELLFNQRFQYQNRIASEFNTLYHWHPLMPDSFHIEAREYSYKEFVFNNTVVTEHGINNLVESFSKQIAGRVAGGRNVPGPVMYVSIKSIEHSRQMRYQSLNAYRKRFSMKPYTSFTDLTGETEMAAILEELYGHVDAVELYPGLLVEKPRQNAIFGETMVEMGAPFSLKGLMGNPICSPEYWKPSTFGGKVGFDIVNSASLQKLVCNNVRGPCPVASFHVPDVKDTGSMIINSSTSHSGDINPTVILKKRTTEL, from the exons ATGAACAACCTCATATCTGCCGTTCTTCTTGCGGCTGTGGCTTTTCTTGTCTGCGAAGCAG GTAATCCGTGTTGCTCAGAGCCGTGTCAGAACCGAGGAGTTTGTACAGCACTTGGATCAGACGACTATGAATGTGACTGTACGAGGACTGGATTCTATGGCCAAAACTGCACTACAC CTGAATTCCTCACTTGGATTAAGGTGACACTGAAGCCGTCTCCCAACACAGTTCACTATCTCCTGACACACTTCAAGGGCTTCTGGAACATCGTCAACAACATTTCGTTTCTCAGGGACTTCATCATGAGATACGTTCTGACGT CTCGGTCACACTTTATTGACAGTCCACCAACTTATAATTCAGACTATGGCTACAAAAGCTGGGAAGCCTACTCCAACCTTTCATATTACACCAGAGCACTTCCACCGGTGTCAGACGACTGCCCAACCCCAATGGGAGTAGTAG GTAAAAACGAGCTGCCTGACGCCAAACTTCTGGCTGAGAAGCTACTGCTGAGAAGACAGTTCATCCCAGATCCTCAGGGAACCAGCTTGATGTTTGGATTCTTCGCACAGCACTTCACTCACCAGTTCTTTAAGTCGGACCTGAAGAAAGGACCCGCATTCACTCTGGCTAAAGGTCACGGG GTGGATCTAAGTCACATTTACGGCGACAATCTTGAGAGACAACACAAGCTGAGACTCTTTAAGGAAGGAAAGCTTAAGTATCAG ATGTTGGATAGTGAGATGTATCCACCGACCGTGAAGGACGCTGGCGTAGAGATGCACTACCCTCCGCATGTTCCCGAGGCCGATCGCTTCGCTGTCGGTCACGAAGCATTCGGTCTGGTTCCTGGTCTGATGATGTATGCCACCATCTGGCTCCGGGAGCACAACCGTGTCTGCGACGTCTTGAAGGAGGTCCACCCTGACTGGGACGATGAAAGGCTCTTCCAGACCACACGACTCATTCTCATCG GTGAGACCATCAAAATCGTGATCGAGGACTATGTGCAGCACCTGAGCGGCTACCACTTCAAGCTCAAATTTGACCCCGAGCTGCTGTTCAACCAGCGTTTCCAGTACCAGAACCGAATCGCATCTGAGTTCAACACCCTGTACCACTGGCATCCACTGATGCCTGACTCCTTCCACATCGAGGCACGAGAATACAGCTACAAAGAGTTTGTCTTCAATAACACCGTGGTGACGGAGCACGGCATCAACAACCTGGTGGAGTCCTTCTCCAAGCAGATCGCAGGACGG GTCGCTGGGGGTCGAAATGTACCAGGCCCCGTCATGTACGTGTCCATTAAGTCGATAGAGCACAGCAGACAGATGCGGTACCAGTCACTGAATGCCTACAGGAAGAGATTCTCCATGAAGCCCTACACTTCATTTACTGACCTGACAG GAGAGACAGAAATGGCTGCAATTCTGGAGGAGCTGTACGGTCACGTGGACGCTGTGGAGCTGTACCCTGGCCTGCTGGTGGAGAAACCCAGACAGAATGCCATCTTTGGGGAGACCATGGTGGAGATGGGCGCTCCGTTCTCCCTCAAGGGCCTGATGGGGAACCCCATCTGCTCCCCAGAGTACTGGAAGCCCAGCACTTTTGGAGGCAAAGTGGGTTTTGATATTGTCAACTCAGCGTCGTTACAGAAGCTTGTCTGCAACAATGTGCGCGGCCCGTGTCCCGTGGCCTCTTTTCACGTGCCAGATGTGAAAGACACAGGATCCATGATTATCAACTCCAGCACGTCACACTCCGGCGACATCAATCCCACTGTCATTCTGAAAAAAAGGACTACTGAGCTCTAA